From Pieris rapae chromosome 3, ilPieRapa1.1, whole genome shotgun sequence, a single genomic window includes:
- the LOC110998294 gene encoding transmembrane protein 127: protein MGCLTWIRGLKISFPIKDKELNKIAAFFNLCTFLLTCAALVQPSWFRIRGLHCIESLSLSQFFTFDQSDEPEISIHQNADIYGHFNIMTGTDFNGLPPCTTPEIISLMRVLILLCFMVLICSCVGVLINITSLNKRAIRMLRRNAVPSIVCVFWVIAIVGVCYYTTVVLGNVNNSDPNEIQVDYEYGFYTITGAGCTALLASAANLWGAPLSNDEDVQRRNLMEDWDGYEAHSVGPTPSIPALPPYTPSAYPAGYAPSAHPAFAPPVLGTQQYFPFDDLSTLPPPPPYTP, encoded by the exons ATGGGTTGCTTAACTTGGATTAGAG GGTTAAAAATCTCATTTCCAATCAAAGATAAGGAGTTAAACAAAATAGCAGCCTTCTTTAACTTGTGTACATTTCTGCTGACATGTGCTGCATTGGTTCAGCCGAGTTGGTTCAGGATCAGAGGATTACATTGTATTGAGAGCCTTTCTCTATCACAGTTCTTCACATTTGATCAAAGTGATGAGCCAGAAATATCTATTCATCAAAATGCAGATATTTAtggacattttaatattatgactgGAACAGATTTTAACG gTCTTCCACCATGCACAACACCTGAGATAATATCACTCATGAGAGTTCTAATACTCTTATGTTTCATGGTCTTAATATGTTCCTGTGTTGGAGTACTGATAAACATCACATCACTGAATAAGCGAGCAATCAGAATGTTAAGACGTAATGCAGTACCAAGTATAGTTTGTGTGTTTTGGGTGATAGCAATAGTAGGAGTTTGTTACTATACAACAGTTGTATTGGGAAATGTCAACAACAGTGATCCTAATGAAATTCAAGTTGATTATGAATATGGATTTTATACTATAACCGGAGCTG GTTGCACTGCCCTCTTAGCTTCTGCAGCCAACCTCTGGGGTGCCCCTCTTTCTAACGATGAAGATGTCCAACGTAGAAACCTAATGGAGGATTGGGATGGTTATGAAGCACATAGTGTTGGTCCTACTCCATCCATACCAGCCTTACCCCCATACACACCTAGTGCCTACCCTGCCGGTTATGCCCCATCAGCCCATCCTGCATTTGCCCCACCTGTTTTGGGCACCCAACAGTATTTTCCTTTTGATGATTTGTCTACTCTGCCACCACCCCCACCATATACCCCCTAG